In Topomyia yanbarensis strain Yona2022 chromosome 2, ASM3024719v1, whole genome shotgun sequence, one DNA window encodes the following:
- the LOC131679740 gene encoding lipase 3-like yields the protein MVMTFALTVIAEISDPDKFLKSTIERHHYPVELHPVETSDGYRLTMARIPAPGKPVLLLMHSFLSSSAEYTVLGPNISLAFQAFDDGFDVWLANARGNTFSRVHRTLNPSQREFWNFSFHQVGMFDLPATIDYTLSATKKEKLHFVGHSQGAVDFLVMASSVPQYNAKIASAHLNAPVAFWSRNVIPMNILDAEIIPAIQLLEEVGFYEVGGRTGANLVDYLKAALRKGYIGEELLLMGVWMLLGEDQEGFNRSSLDAILEIFPAGGSIMQAIHFTHTYKAKRFCQFDFGERQNLGRYGSSVPPDYALEKIVAPVALYYGLNDPLVVKEDLNELAAKLPNVILKYPHPDPKWNHIDFNFGINGYEVHQKVLKLAKKYEF from the exons TTATGACATTTGCCCTGACGGTCATCGCAGAAATTTCGGACCCGGACAAGTTTCTG AAAAGCACCATCGAGCGGCACCATTATCCGGTGGAATTGCATCCAGTAGAGACCAGCGATGGCTACCGACTTACCATGGCTCGCATCCCTGCTCCCGGTAAACCTGTTCTATTACTGATGCACTCATTTCTCAGTTCTTCCGCCGAATACACCGTGCTCGGACCGAACATCTCACTGGCCTTCCAAGCCTTCGACGACGGCTTCGATGTTTGGCTCGCAAATGCCCGCGGAAACACGTTTTCACGAGTTCATCGTACCTTGAATCCCTCGCAGCGCGAATTTTGGAACTTCAGCTTCCATCAAGTGGGGATGTTTGATCTACCAGCGACGATCGACTACACGCTGAGCGCCACCAAAAAGGAAAAACTTCATTTCGTGGGACACTCTCAGGGTGCGGTGGATTTTCTGGTGATGGCTTCGAGCGTTCCACAGTACAATGCTAAAATTGCTAGCGCTCATCTGAATGCACCGGTTGCATTTTGGTCAAGGAACGTGATACCGATGAACATTCTGGACGCGGAGATTATTCCGGCCATCCAACTGTTGGAGGAAGTTGGCTTCTACGAAGTGGGCGGGCGAACGGGAGCAAATTTGGTGGACTACCTGAAGGCTGCTTTAAGGAAAGGTTACATCGGAGAGGAACTGCTGTTGATGGGAGTTTGGATGCTGCTGGGAGAGGATCAGGAGGGATTTAACCGTTCAAGTTTGGATGCGATTTTGGAAATATTCCCGGCTGGGGGTTCAATCATGCAAGCGATTCATTTTACGCACACGTACAAAGCGAAACGTTTCTGTCAGTTTGATTTCGGGGAGCGACAGAATTTGGGCCGATATGGAAGTTCGGTTCCACCGGATTATGCACTGGAGAAGATAGTGGCTCCCGTGGCTTTGTACTACGGCCTAAATGATCCGCTGGTTGTGAAAGAGGACCTGAATGAACTGGCGGCGAAGTTACCAAATGTGATTTTGAAATATCCCCACCCGGATCCGAAGTGGAACCATATCGATTTCAATTTCGGCATCAATGGGTATGAGGTGCATCAGAAAGTTCTAAAGTTGGCTAAAAAGTATGAGTTTTGA